In Methanothermococcus thermolithotrophicus DSM 2095, one DNA window encodes the following:
- the pssA gene encoding CDP-diacylglycerol--serine O-phosphatidyltransferase codes for MFSIRKIITISDYVTVINIVLGMLGILFHDFRFIYASVVFDALDGFVARKTNTVSEFGAELDSICDVVSFGVAPAYLTYYYFEGNLSLIASLIFLIGGALRLARFGILDVKHFVGLPIPAAALVLCVVSQMILEYNITSNLASITAIIAGFLMVSDIQYPKYPQKISMGIFAVSLILSLFGIVEPLAFCAIGYVLYGIIKFKG; via the coding sequence ATGTTTAGTATAAGAAAAATAATAACAATATCTGATTATGTAACGGTAATAAACATTGTTTTAGGGATGCTGGGGATATTATTTCACGATTTCAGGTTTATCTATGCGTCAGTTGTTTTTGATGCATTGGATGGTTTTGTTGCAAGGAAAACTAACACAGTATCCGAATTTGGAGCAGAACTGGATAGTATTTGTGATGTTGTTAGTTTTGGTGTGGCTCCTGCATATTTGACCTATTACTACTTTGAAGGAAATCTTAGTTTAATAGCTTCTTTAATATTCTTAATTGGCGGAGCTCTAAGGTTGGCAAGATTTGGAATATTGGATGTCAAACATTTTGTCGGATTGCCTATCCCTGCAGCTGCTTTGGTTTTGTGTGTAGTATCTCAAATGATTTTAGAATACAACATAACTTCAAATTTAGCTTCAATAACTGCCATAATTGCCGGGTTTTTAATGGTTAGCGATATTCAATATCCGAAATATCCTCAAAAGATATCAATGGGTATTTTTGCAGTTTCATTAATTCTCTCGTTATTCGGGATTGTAGAACCTCTGGCATTTTGTGCTATAGGATATGTTCTTTATGGCATTATTAAATTTAAGGGATAA